The sequence cagaacgatgcgtttgcTCCTGGTTTttagcagtagtggaggcttttgtcccactgaagagggagacgacgaggataggcttaaccattaactctaccaagacaaagtacatggttacaggtagagataggggaagacctagtggtggtggtgcagaggtagtgcttgatggggatgtgtttgaagttgttgaagaatttgtttaacttggaacgcttgtgatatgtgaccagggtagaaatatttcacagtcaatgcagtgaaaaacatggatctcagtaaaatctgctgtcgccttcatcgccgccgtggtgagtgcgactgggtgcagccgaaaaatcatttccaacaccgactattcaatttcgcattcagctactcacaagtcgctctgacatgctgctcagttcgcgccttaccgtatgactgtgagtggcccatttaaacgcgtggtgaattttttcaatttgctgggtgaatgtgtacattttgctgtggtatatttcatcttcgcggcgctgtgggtgatgtgagttctgttgtttacttttctgcctctccgggaatgtgaggttgatttcaaagcaggaagaaaataaaaaaatgatataaaaaacatcaccttcatccagtgctgccgaatatttacaaccctgtatgtgacaatgacgtttcccgtggaGTGAAAAGacatattgctgctgcgaatagggccttttacggattacgtaaccaacTTAAGTCCCGTAACATGCAGACgtaaacgaaatttgctctatacaaaactctgattcttccaATGGCCCTTTGtgaacatgaagcatggacattaaaagaggcgcaccggagagctttctgggttttcgagcgaaaagtgctgtgtacaatactcggaggaaaactagaaaatggtgtgtggcgcagacgcatgaatcatgagctgtatcaagtatacaaagaagaaaatattgtaaatcgtataaaatacggaagacttcagtgggctggtcacttagtgcgaatgtcggaaggaagaatagcgaaaacaatattcaacagataaccagataggggccggcatCTTCATGGAAGGCCACGAGCACGCTAattgcacgcggtggaatcggacctggggaccctaaacgttcggggaaactggaggaacatcgcccacgaccgacgattatggagctctacaatacgccaggcataggtgtatcgacgctgtagccaaccaggtatccaggttgGTAGGTAACTGCGTTTTACTATTGCGGCAGTCTGTTTtgttgtgataaaaacaaaacaacataagttcagcacaatttacgtaatatttacgaaactagagCACCCCATTCAACTATTGCAATgtaaaagaagaaaaacagttcattttcaaagaattttttaaatcaattttattttgacgCGATGcgataataggtcgttttacacTATGTAGGCTTAAATGAAGCGACTTTGACTACTTTGTAAAAGAGTTCAATAAAGCAATCTAACATTAACCAGACTACTCAACATAATCATGGCGACCGTGACAGGAGCATGGTAAGCGAAGAGGATATTGTGGAATAGGTCgctatacagtaatatcccgattttatcacccccttggtgaattttggggtgataaaacagggtatgtgacaaaactggaaaaaaaatattttcattttttttatttcattccacaaatatgaatcattctATGCCTTGGAAAGACCAAATGCGtaaacggtacccgttatttcttgtcgaaattgcttacagaatatttcccaggtactcagaagtcgttcgtaataaactacaggcggtggaagttatttcatgaagatTAATGTTGTTTGttgtattatttacgaaaataaaaagaatgaccaAATTTTTTggtgtgacaaaatcgggacgtgataaaatcgggttgaaaacgtgataaaatcgggggtagacaaaatcggggagtgacaaaatcgggtcaacactgtatttcTAGTAATCAAAATTATCCACGCTACGATTGGACACAACATCAAAACTCATTCCTTTTAGAAGGTTGTTGAACATGTTTAGCTTTAACTGCTTGTGTTTACGTGGAGTAAAAATACATACGGAATGTATTCCCGACATTATTTTGCCTAAACTCCACCTTAAACGTTGGAACCGTTGGAAATACCTGCCGATACCATATAGCTACTTCGAATTAGACTTTCTACGGGCTACGCAACACGCTTATATCGCGCAACatgtgagcatgagcatgagcattatgaccgcacaattcgtagttgctacccagtgattgactagaacttgcgaaattgtacagagaacacaactcaatgtacacgtttcgggagcttaaatatctaaagtcaataacggcgccggccacgtccttacggtcatataggaagggacggattgttagtccgactctcgctGCTATTAGAGACCGACCCAGACAACACCaagtcgcatatgctagcgaataagtgtacaaggtggaggcgatataggcgcattcttccatttgactgcatgcaaagtgcactatatggcctccactttaaacacttattcgctatgatatacgatcttttGTTTGCTgggagtatacctctgcatctccacgattgtcttgggatacaATATCGTTTTAGCTACAAagaataatttatctggattcacttcgatAAGTGATGCAATCTATAGGATGGCAATTGCCACGAGAAAAAAAGTTAaaccatgcacgcccggtggcatatgaaaactgagaagAATCGCGTTTTGGGCGACCGAACGGACGCGCACCGCTCTGTACCTAATTGCTCGATAGCTGCTGCAAACTATTaaagatcgcgcttgtttcgaccggagaaaagtgagccaccgaacacgaaatagatattttattatttttccgacgactaaaacacgcactctactgaagaaaacacgaccgGAGTTGATACAAAATTTTACTTTCTGATTAATTGACTTTGACTCAcctgcacaaagcagaacaaaactttgatgaccGACCGaacgttctgcttactgaagaaaacacgaccgGACTTGGTACAAATTTTTACTTCCTGATTAAttcactcacccgcacaaagcaaaacaaaactttttaaatttttactttCTCCACGCTTATCTCGCGCAACTTGTAAACATAAACGAAATTAATTCTTTATCTTTATGAAGTTTTCTAGTGGCCGTTTATACTTATGACACGTGGACGTAAGAAAAAGCAGCGCTGCGCAGTATACATAGTTTTCtgagttttcaagaaaaatgtgCTATGTGCAATAATTGGCGGGTTACTAGATAATAATATTTAAGTAGTATGCTAAACTTTAAAGTAGGAAGTAATTCGGAAGAATATCTTGTAATTCAGAGTAGAATTTCAAGGTTCCAAACTCTGGGATAAAAATGACGATTGTGGAGAAaacatcagttttttttttgtgaaaaatctTGATGGATTAGAAGGGGAATTCATGACACCGAGTCGAGTAGGATCCTAAAATTCTAATTCTTGAAGCTTTACAAAACACTTTGTAAATATAGGTCAAATACGAATGAAAGCCaaggatcttcttcttctcattggcattgcatcccctactgggacattgccgcctcgcagctgttCAGTGTTCagtaagcacttctacagttgcaaactgcgaggtttctaagccgaattatcatttttcattcgtacagtgacctgcataataaaaagcccacttgccgtttttcatacaaaatgatcaactttggagatctagatctcgattgcgtgtgaaccaattttgctgaaaatttgaccagtgctcagatataacttgaattttaccacaccaaAGTTTCGGCCATattattgattcatagggtgaAAAAtatcgcggtaataccaaaacgatttttttggtaaaaaattgattttataacatcttgaaaactacaactcttagtgtacaagtatattccgcaaactattttgtattgccaaaatacgcgtttttgctgaataagtcatCAATTTACaacctacacacttaactcatttcacagtattcggtaaattttaccgaaatctcaacagcagatctgttcggtaattatttttacagattttttgtaatttttcccattgttcaactgtcaaaatcaccgaaaatcagtaaaattatttaccgaacagttctgctgttgagatttcggtaaaattttaccgaattcggcgatttattttaagtgtgtattgaattcaagatatttaaaaaataaagttttgccaaaaaaattccttttggtattaccgcaataattttttactctatgaatcaatatggtcgaaactcaggtgtggtaaaattcaagttatatctgaattttcagcaaaattggtgcaaacgcaatcgagatctagatctccaaagttgaacattttgtatgaaaaacggcgagtgggctttttattatttttattatacacgatgatacatttatgtccagggaatcgagaaaatatccaacccgaaaattttgtagactgaacgattcccggtgccagctAACAAGCATGGTCTAGCATTGTAGCCGCGAAtcctaccgcacggctaacGAAAACCATGAACATTGAATAAATGAAAACTAATAATTGTAACGAAAATCCTCAATCTATGTAaagatttgaaattaaaaagaatGTACTATCTTATTAGATATCAGCAATTCCGAAAAGGGACTAGGTTTTTGAAATATGATTCTTGAATAAAATGTTTGGGTTCAAAACAAACGTACAGATCAAACGTAGATCAAACGTACAGATCAGTAAAGGTATCTGAGCTTTACAtaggaaataaaaataatttcattccAAAAAGATTCTTCGAAATTCTATAATGGATAATTCGGAAatagattaaaataaaagtacgtTTAAGTTTGGAAGacgatattagcatttccatatcaaaaTAAAAGTGTTTCAAAAAAGAGTTCGAGAATTTCTAAAATTCAATCTTTGGCATTCGATGACAAATTaaccaaaaatgaaaaatacaaTTCTAGCAGTCCATGAAAGTGTGCCGCCAGCTTTGGTGCTGGTTTGTCATATTTTATGCACACAAACTGTTTCTTCGTACATAGAAACATTGAGTTGGATATATTtcgtagctcactttttttttgGAACGTCTTCCACGATTAACCCGGCAAACGCGCAAGCTCCCGTTCAAAATATTTGCAGTAATTtatattttcgatcaaatttcatacattcaATCCAACACCCGGAAATGCCAAACTGTCAGCTAGAGGATGAAACCAATGCGGCGTTACCTCGCCGGTGTATCAGTTATGTGGCGATGATGGCACTGGATGAGATGCGCTTGAGCAATACGCTTTGTGACGCCACGATCACCCAAGATGATTACACCTTTCCCGTGCACCGTGCCATTCTTGGTTCCTGCAGCGACTACTTCCGGACGCTGTTTACAACGTCGTTACCCAGCGAAAAGGATCAAATTTCGATCGTTGGAATCCGAGGGCTGATCATGGAGCGAATCATTAAGTACGCGTACCTGCGGAAGCTGGAAATTTCGGAGGAGGACATGTTCGAAATGTACGCGGCATCGGATTTCCTGGGGATGACCAGTTTGCAGGGCCGATGTATCCAGTACATCAAAAGCGTTCTGCGGACGGACAATTGCGTAAAAGTGATGCTGTATGGACGGCAGCGACACTGCACTGCGTTATATGAATTTTCGCGTAATTACGTACTCAAGAATTTCGTCGAAGTGGCTAGGATGTGTACGGATCTTATGAAGGTGAACTTGGACGACATCTACGAATTGTTGAGCGATGAGCTCCTGAATGTCAAAGATGAAGAACCTGTGTGGGAATGCTGCGTCCGATGGATAGACGCTGATGCAGTAAACCGAAGCAAGCACATAGCAAAGTTGATGAAATCGGTGCGTTTGGGGTTGTTGAAGACACAgtatttcctggagaaagtcAAGGAACATCCGTTTGTGCTGGGTAACGAAGAAACTAAACCAATTATCATTGACACGTTGACATTTTTGTACGATCTGGACATGGTGAATTCCAAGCATACTAAGGTAAGGTGCTTCAATTTTAAACCAGACACATTATTCAGGTTTATTTTAGTAGATCAAAACCCCTGCCCTGGCAATGCCGAGGCTTCCTTATGACATCATTTTCACTTTCGGCGGTTGGAGCGAAGGTCTTCCCCAATCGACTATTGAAACATACGACACACGAGCAGATCGATGGCTTAAGGTAGATGCAGGTAATCGAATAGAGGCTCGAGCATACTATGGAGCTGCCGTCGTGAATAACACTGTGTACTGCATCGGAGGATACGACGGAGTGGAGCACTTCAACACTTGTCGGAAGTTTGATGCGGTTGCTAAAGTTTGGTCTGATATTGCCCCTATGCATCATCGACGGTGTTATGTCAGTGTGGTGGAGTTGTCTGGAATAATTTATGCAATGGGAGGCTACGATGGTCACAACCGACAGAATACAGCCGAGTGCTACAATCCTCGAACGAATCAGTGGTCCATGATAGCTCCGATGCATCAACAACGGTCGGATGCAGACGCATGCACTTTGGACGACAAGATCTACATACTCGGAGGATTCAATGGTCAAGAATGTATGAATTCGGCCGAAGTTTACGACCCCAAAGAAAATACATGGACCGTGCTGCCTAATATGACAAACAGAAGGTCCGGGGTTTCCTGTATTTCTCATCGAGGTGTGGTGCATGCGGTTGGCGGTTTCAACGGCCTTATTCGAATGAATAGCTGTGAGCGATTCGATCCGATTACTAGGCGGTggcaaaattttaaagaaatgtaCTACCAACGTAGCAATTTCGGACTAGAAGTAATCGACGATATGATTTTCGCCATCGGAGGATACGATGGGGTTCGTTCGATTGGATTCACAACAGCAAACATGTGATGTAATGTATTTATTTTATAGGTCAGTGCGATACCTCACACGGAGTGCTACGTCACCGAATCGAACGAATGGTTGGAGGCTTCGGATCTCAACCAGATGCGCTCAGCTTTCAAAGCAGTTATCATATCTGGTTTGCCCAACGTTCGTGATTACATTCTCAAAGATCGAGAAAATTTGATGGCCGAAAGACAACAGAAACTGTTCAATGCAGAGATAGAAAATTTAGATGATGAAGTGGATTCCACCAGTACCATAAACGACGTTGAGTGACAAAAGCTGAATGAAGGGTGTAcaaaattgttaatgtttatCAACCAAATTTATAAACGTGTAAAATTAAAAGGCTGATGGTTTTCAGTCTCAGCGACATAATTGAGTTTGTAATAATTCTATACTTTAGAAATTCACGCCGAGCTTTCACCTAGACAAATGATTCAATACACTTATTATTTGAGTCAGCAGTGGCCTTTGAAAGactgaaaattaaattttagcAGTTTTAAAAACGTTTCTGTAAATcacagaaattatttttttgagttAAATACGTATAAATTAAAGCTCGAAGACTCATGAACTGGTTAAAACATGTTGTAGAAGCTGCAACATCTCAAGAGCTGAATTCAATTCGCGATGTTATCTCGTAAATTAATTCGCATTGCTGGATTCGCTCTAGAGAATAGACATAAGGGATTTCAATTTTTCGTTGTAATGAAATTCAATGTAGTAATAACTCAAATTTCTCCTACGTTATAGGTAGGTCAAGGCAAAGCAAACGATTGGTATCGAACCGAGCAATCAGTCCGCCCTATCCACACTTCATAAATTGCACGTGACTTGAACACGGAGTGTATTTTCATGGTGTCTGGTTTTTGGCAGAGCTCTACGCCATGCACCAGTAGCCACCGCATAAATAGTAAATTGAAGAAAGAGGTATTCATTCAAACGTATGACTTGAATGAGTCTCCAAGCGAGAAAACTGCCTGTCACACAGCCTCTTCTAAAATTTGGAAGGAGAAGGAGAACTCAAATATGAAATCGAAGCTCTAGATTTGTGCGCAAGAGCAGCACCGATTGTAAGTCATTAGCAGTCGTAGTGCTACGATGTTAATTAGTGGGTACGGGCTTCATTTTTGTGGTTTGGTATGAACTTTCGAAAACATTTGAAGGTTGTTTTCTTCAAGATCGTAGACTGGATTGATCATAGTAATTATCATTCTATTTAGCAGAAGAGCTGAGACTGTATGATTTctgtcattattttttttatttataaagtgAAGGGTTTGTGTGAGTTTTGCAGTGCCATGAAAATGCACAAATGTAAATATGTACTAAAATTGCAGGACAAAAGCCGTTTATTGCTCATTAGTCCTTGAGGATGCCTAGAAGGAGGAAGGTACGTAAATAAGATGGACATCTACTTTAAGAAACGAACGCTACGCAGAAAATTCTACAATTTGCCTGCCATAAGAAAAGCTTAGTActactccatttaattccacaacgttgtaatctttacagacacgaatttcgacctcaactgaaAGGCTGTCTCCAGTTTCTCATACTTGATTTGACCCGACTTATCTCGACACACggtcgaaatacgcatctgtaaagattacaacgttGTGGAATTTAATGTagtagtactaaactcgtcttatggcagcAAAATTGTAGAATTGCCTGCGTAGCGTTCGTTTTTTAAAGTACATGTGAATATCATTTACCTAGTTTCCTCTTACCTTACTAGTATGGGACGACACTACAAGACAATATACAAGATCAACAAGCACCAAGTGACTGAAAATGTAATCGATGCGTTAAACACTATCCTTTTGTGATGGACGTTAATCGCAAATATGGATGATGGTTTATCAACAGCAAACAAGaaaataaatctcaaaaatgtgTAGCTTTTGCATTTGTAAGCATGGCCGGATTAAGGAGGAGAGGGCATAGCCCCCACAAAGTCttgtgtaccaaaaccaacctgttTACATATCGCATACATATTTGGGTACATTTAGGGCTCTCACAAATTGTCGGCCAAACCCCGTTTTGTCAGTCACCAACGGCATTGCCAACAGTATTGCAAAATGTCGTTGGCAttcatttgtataattttccaagACTATTTTTAGAAGCTAGATATTAATCCATGAATTAGTACTGTCGTTATACGCATACTtgtaccaaatttgaaaaaatgcgACTGAGAAAATCGCATGTAGAATAAAACTTCTAGGATCGCATATTAGCCTCGTTGAGTGGTCGATTTCCTTAATGACTACTATGATCGAAATATCTTGCCTCATATTTTATTTCTAAAATTCTACTTTCCACGTGGTTGAATGTGTTAGATTACAGTTCTATCACTTAGGATGAAGATCAACTGGTCATTTTTACCACTGAAAGTGGCCAAGCTTGAAAGAAATGATCAGTGAATACCATCCCTATGAGCATCGCTCGTTTTTATAACAGATTCTtccataatgatgaatttattCCCTGCGAGACAGATATgcgtagaaattcaacaatgggACAacagacttgatgttgttttcactaattttttcgaacaaagttcgttattttttatgttttcgaaaaatatGCATAAGAGTAGACAGCTCCGTGATAAAAACTTGAAATCTAAAAAAACAACTTATTTCACCGCGGGGTgacactgcctttctcgcatttagccaagacactaaccttatatggcgcttacatagttcgattccattttcttaataacttttaaacgcaatggtcgatcgttatcaaattcaatagtgatcaactagggtttgtcccccgtcgaatgcaacttgttgcgagaaaatcggttaggggaggaggttcggttgtgggcacccttttgtgtttggtccataactttggccctggttgatcttatgtcgacatttgcatagcaatcgaaagctaaacttataaccttactactagcaaagaaattaatataatttcatcgatttagaaaaaaaatattgacaatttagaaaatttgacatttttggacattttcatttcgtggttcggttgtgggcacccttgaaaacttagctaaaaataaagaagcatgaataaaaaccatcCAGATTTAAATACAAGGAATAAATAGTTTATTCATTATAAAATCCAGGAGACTCTTCACCTAGGAGACAATTCACCTAGCAGGGATGATGCCTtcctcggtgcattaaggatgttgaaaaaaataacataagaagggtctaaaatagcactttaggtaaatgggtttcaatttttcattgatttacgttttattggtatgcatcacagtcaaaaaatcctgaaaaatcACCCTAGTGGCAacagtgcctttctcgttcatttcaaaaaacagggcgtctcgtggactttttgctacacctgttctaccatgctgataaaaaatattcatcaagctgagtggtttcgaatgaaagttgtgcatttaatctaatattacaaccttttcttAAATAACTATATGtacaatattagaaaaaaaacccagattaatccacctagcggcgatgatgcctttctcgtgcatcgtaaaatgtactgaaaaatcacataggaaaggtcaaaaaagcactttagcgGGATAGATCGCACATTtgctatcattttgcatgtttttgcattaattactatgcattcccaccattcttaaaagaaatgtttttttcgattttggaaaaaaatttcccttgggaaaaaacaattatttttcaataattccgaaatgcaatgttcgatcgggccaattttcaatagcaaacaatgggaccgcatttcccgtcaaatgcaacttgttgcgagtaaatcgggtaatgctaagttccaaaaagtgtgtctacaaaatttgtacacatacacacatacacacacacacccacacacatacatacacatacacatacatacatgttgattgattttgagtattcgtaaaaaagcattatttaatgactcttttgaaaacgcaaacattagtttaatattgttcttgatgcattgcatattcatcagaagaaaaaaggaaaacaaactgtttccaatcatcgaagtatgaacgaaagcgtgcgcggtgcgcctttcggcaaagcacagcccgacactacgatcgagtctaaccgaaggtgcatcgcgtcgttgattgttctcgcagcgcgtcgaacgggtttgactcctgctgcgcgcatagcagaacttgcatctaaacgtgcttgcttcgcatgcgaaagaggatgatatgaagaaacggagaaagctggcaacgctcacgctggttctctgcgcgcggagaacgagtgagcataccaagaaggaaattatttcaaatcatttgtcatggcgcaaaactttaaatttgacttctg comes from Armigeres subalbatus isolate Guangzhou_Male chromosome 2, GZ_Asu_2, whole genome shotgun sequence and encodes:
- the LOC134217695 gene encoding kelch-like protein 10; this translates as MPNCQLEDETNAALPRRCISYVAMMALDEMRLSNTLCDATITQDDYTFPVHRAILGSCSDYFRTLFTTSLPSEKDQISIVGIRGLIMERIIKYAYLRKLEISEEDMFEMYAASDFLGMTSLQGRCIQYIKSVLRTDNCVKVMLYGRQRHCTALYEFSRNYVLKNFVEVARMCTDLMKVNLDDIYELLSDELLNVKDEEPVWECCVRWIDADAVNRSKHIAKLMKSVRLGLLKTQYFLEKVKEHPFVLGNEETKPIIIDTLTFLYDLDMVNSKHTKIKTPALAMPRLPYDIIFTFGGWSEGLPQSTIETYDTRADRWLKVDAGNRIEARAYYGAAVVNNTVYCIGGYDGVEHFNTCRKFDAVAKVWSDIAPMHHRRCYVSVVELSGIIYAMGGYDGHNRQNTAECYNPRTNQWSMIAPMHQQRSDADACTLDDKIYILGGFNGQECMNSAEVYDPKENTWTVLPNMTNRRSGVSCISHRGVVHAVGGFNGLIRMNSCERFDPITRRWQNFKEMYYQRSNFGLEVIDDMIFAIGGYDGVSAIPHTECYVTESNEWLEASDLNQMRSAFKAVIISGLPNVRDYILKDRENLMAERQQKLFNAEIENLDDEVDSTSTINDVE